Proteins encoded within one genomic window of Scheffersomyces stipitis CBS 6054 chromosome 3, complete sequence:
- a CDS encoding predicted protein — MPKVYIASVNAPQAHASDILDVAITNKYTITVSSDGCANYWDNYQKENHNPFDFVLKKFVHKTGIHHVAVYENVMPDSTIKLVVVAFVCFDGSIVFHYYTNDDASTLQVLENHSFKKDYWAPAFYKDPVSKQDYFVVTQATGPTSVNFLNITIGKDNAVDIKFEKAGELTTHKSVFPNSLAVTRSDDLLAAVGYANGDVYVYDLKLMRTLYTFRSTDLVVETKGGNSVAMPRVLKFSNDSKFLAVARDNQASGSITLYDVKFGEYIGNLTSQNITINNVIGGFAHSGWIMGLSFDEHSTLLASCGFDKCVRIWNLESREREATINLTLSDSVDTPFDEQFDKCVASGVAFIKSGIRGGPGKDNNESLCVISFDRGVRWYREAGGV; from the coding sequence ATGCCTAAAGTGTACATAGCATCGGTCAATGCGCCGCAGGCACATGCTCTGGATATCCTCGATGTGGCGATCACGAACAAATACACCATAACAGTATCCAGCGACGGATGCGCCAATTATTGGGATAACTACCAGAAGGAGAATCACAATCCCTTTGACTTCGTTCTTAAAAAATTTGTGCACAAAACGGGAATTCACCATGTGGCCGTATATGAGAATGTGATGCCGGATTCAACTATAAAGTTGGTGGTAGTAGCATTTGTGTGTTTTGATGGTTCTATCGTATTTCATTACTATACCAATGATGATGCCAGCACTTTGCAAGTTTTGGAAAACCACCTGTTCAAGAAAGATTATTGGGCCCCAGCATTCTATAAGGATCCCGTATCGAAGCAAGACTACTTTGTAGTTACTCAGGCTACGGGTCCGACGTCCGTGAACTTTTTGAATATCACGATTGGTAAAGATAATGCAGTAGATATCAAGTTTGAGAAAGCTGGCGAGTTGACCACTCATAAATCCGTATTTCCCAACTCTTTGGCAGTGACTCGTTCCGACGACTTATTAGCGGCTGTAGGATATGCCAATGGCGATGTATACGTGTACGACTTGAAGCTTATGAGGACTCTCTATACTTTTCGGTCTACTGACCTTGTCGTCGAAACCAAAGGAGGAAACTCTGTTGCAATGCCTCGAgtcttgaagttttctAACGATTCCAAGTTTTTGGCTGTAGCTAGAGACAACCAGGCGTCTGGATCGATAACATTGTACGATGTCAAGTTCGGTGAGTATATTGGAAACTTGACGTCGCAAAACATAACCATCAATAATGTTATTGGAGGGTTTGCTCATAGTGGCTGGATTATGGGGTTGAGTTTTGACGAGCACTCGACACTTTTGGCTAGTTGTGGCTTTGACAAGTGTGTGCGGATTTGGAACCTCGAgtcaagagaaagagaagccACCATCAACTTGACCTTGAGTGATCTGGTAGATACGCCCTTTGACGAGCAGTTCGACAAGTGTGTTGCTAGTGGTGTTGCTTTTATCAAAAGTGGAATTAGAGGTGGTCCCGGAAAAGACAACAACGAGAGTTTGTGTGTTATTAGTTTTGACCGTGGAGTTAGATGGTACAGAGAAGCGGGAGGAGTGTAA
- a CDS encoding predicted protein: MSHSPGNASQTTLEPVSHTYGEKLALPQVTLRATLVGLVIGSIVLVSNFQFGLQTGWVSMMSLPAALLGFTIFKLSPYSEDFTDVENVYVQSVAVAVGTGPLCYGLIGIVPAIEKFLTAEESGLGDKFSFSLFDLMVWSLGLGLFGVFFAVPLRKQVIIKEKLPFPSGSATATLISVMHGTEIYDDEQEAKAIKKHENALLNKTSMSQDMENYLANDETEQEEDSPVKQNSQEPSVYSKNIHSLLITFSVSATYTLVSYFVPVLKNLPIFGTNLSNKYKWNFQPSPAYIGQGIIMGLPTVSYMLFGAILGWGILAPLAKSKNWAPGAIDDWIHGGQGWILWISLSVMISDSLVSFLIVTFKSIRSGIKIMKDLNTQRHYTEATSQTLELQQSLLNEDSDRNSNEDPSNSTYSGQRAKTAETSSISPLSRAEIQKDYLVSNTITFSGIILSSILCLISIRIVFGSIVPYYAAVVAIVLALFFSVLGVRALGETDLNPVSGIGKLSQLIFAVVIPANHPSKILINLVAGGVAEAGAQQAGDLMQDLKTGHLIGASPKAQFIAQIIGTLYSVFLSSIMYKVYNAVYTIPGDLFRIPTAVIWIDCSRLVTGQGLPPMAFEFSMIFGAIFGFIALLKNTIPSSSRFHKYLVYLPSGIAVGIGIYNTPNFTLARFVGGVIAYWWINFGNKTAGNNRIAMIIFSSGLVLGEGLLSVVTMLLTSLGVKHF, from the coding sequence ATGTCACATTCGCCGGGAAATGCTTCACAAACAACGCTTGAGCCAGTGAGCCACACCTATGGCGAGAAACTAGCCCTCCCCCAGGTCACTCTACGTGCTACTCTTGTAGGCTTGGTTATAGGGTCCATAGTGCTCGTGCTGAACTTCCAGTTTGGACTCCAGACAGGCTGGGTGCTGATGATGTCACTTCCAGCTGCCTTGTTGGGTTTCACgatcttcaaattgtcaCCATATTCTGAAGATTTTACTGACGTAGAGAATGTCTATGTCCAAAGTGTAGCTGTAGCTGTAGGGACAGGTCCTCTATGCTACGGACTTATAGGGATTGTACCGGCTATCGAAAAGTTCCTCACAGCAGAAGAGTCTGGCTTGGGCGACAaattttcgttttcgttGTTTGACTTGATGGTGTGGTCGCTTGGCTTGGGTCTCTTTGGAGTCTTTTTTGCTGTTCCACTCCGAAAGCAAGTGATTATCAAGGAGAAGCTTCCCTTTCCCTCAGGAAGTGCTACAGCCACTTTGATCTCAGTAATGCATGGAACCGAAATCTACGACGACGAACAGGAAGCAAAAGCCATCAAAAAACATGAAAATGCCTTGTTAAACAAAACGTCCATGTCTCAGGATATGGAAAACTATCTTGCCAACGACGAAacagaacaagaagaagactcaCCAGTAAAGCAAAATAGTCAAGAACCTTCAGTCTACTCTAAAAATATCCATTCGTTATTGATTACATTTCTGGTGTCTGCCACTTATACATTGGTATCGTATTTTGTTCCTgtcttgaaaaacttgCCCATATTTGGCACAAATCTTtccaacaagtacaagtgGAATTTCCAGCCTTCTCCAGCGTATATTGGGCAGGGTATAATCATGGGTTTACCAACTGTATCGTACATGTTGTTTGGTGCGATTTTGGGATGGGGCATCCTTGCACCCTTAGCCAAGAGTAAGAACTGGGCCCCAGGAGCTATTGACGATTGGATTCATGGAGGCCAAGGATGGATTCTATGGATAAGTTTGAGTGTGATGATCAGCGACTCActtgtttcttttctaaTAGTGACGTTCAAATCGATCAGAAGCGGAATCAAGATCATGAAAGATTTGAACACCCAAAGACATTATACAGAAGCAACTCTGCAAACTTTAGAATTGCAACAGTCGTTACTCAACGAAGACAGCGACAGAAACTCGAATGAGGACCCCTCTAACAGCACATACTCTGGTCAACGAGCTAAAACAGCCGAGACGTCTTCTATTAGTCCTCTTTCCAGAGCCGAGATTCAGAAGGACTACTTGGTGAGCAACACGATAACGTTTTCTGGAATCATCCTTTCATCCATTCTCTGTCTTATTTCTATCAGAATCGTGTTTGGTTCCATTGTTCCGTACTATGCTGCCGTTGTAGCAATTGTTCTTgccttgttcttctctgtTCTTGGAGTTAGAGCTCTTGGAGAAACAGACTTGAACCCAGTTTctggaattggaaagttgTCGCAGTTGATCTTTGCAGTGGTCATTCCAGCCAACCACCCATCCAaaatcttgatcaacttggtaGCAGGAGGTGTTGCGGAAGCTGGGGCGCAACAGGCCGGAGACTTGATGcaagacttgaagacaGGTCATCTTATAGGAGCCTCGCCCAAGGCACAATTCATAGCACAAATCATCGGTACATTATATTCGGTTTTCCTCAGCAGTATAATGTACAAGGTCTACAATGCAGTATACACCATTCCTGGAGATTTGTTCAGAATACCGACAGCCGTGATCTGGATCGACTGTTCTCGGTTGGTAACTGGACAAGGCTTACCACCTATGGCATTTGAATTTTCGATGATCTTTGGAGCAATCTTTGGGTTTATTGCATTGCTCAAAAATACCattccttcaagttctcgttTCCACAAGTATCTTGTATACTTGCCCAGTGGTATAGCCGTAGGTATCGGTATCTACAATACGCCGAACTTCACACTTGCACGGTTTGTTGGCGGTGTTATTGCTTACTGGTGGATAAACTTTGGAAATAAAACAGCTGGAAACAACAGAATCGCCATGATCATTTTCAGCAGTggtcttgttcttggagaaggGTTGTTGAGCGTGGTTACGATGTTATTGACGAGTTTGGGAGTAAAACATTTTTAG
- the SNF4 gene encoding 5'-AMP-activated protein kinase, gamma subunit (nuclear protein involved in release from glucose repression, invertase expression, and sporulation), whose protein sequence is MTEVSSDFVGSATPNEYILSLSPEQIEHDQKIGVRAIRLFLQSKTSYDVLPVSYRLIVLDTSLLVKKSLNILLQNNIVSAPLWNNQSSRFAGLLTSSDFINVIQYYFQFPEKFELVDQLTLDGLREVEKAIGVTPIETVSIHPFKSLYEACVKMLESKARRIPLIDEDEKTHREIVVSVLTQYRILKFVALNCKETKMLLKPVKDLQGLGTIKDISTCTMNTPVIEVIHLLAHKSVSSVPIVDAQGKLINVYEAVDILALVKGGMYTDLDLSVGDALLRRPEEFEGVHTCTMNDRLSTIMDTIRKSRLHRLFVVDEEGKLVSVITLSDILNYILFGED, encoded by the coding sequence ATGACTGAAGTGTCGTCAGACTTTGTTGGCTCTGCAACACCTAACGAGTACATCTTGAGCTTATCACCAGAACAAATCGAGCACGACCAGAAAATCGGTGTTCGAGCAATCAGGTTGTTCCTCCAGAGTAAGACTTCGTATGATGTGTTGCCAGTTTCATATCGTTTGATCGTATTGGACACATCGCTTTTGGTCAAAAAGTCTTTAAACATATTGCTTCAGAATAATATCGTGTCAGCACCATTGTGGAATAACCAAAGCTCTCGTTTTGCAGGTTTGTTGACGTCGTCTGACTTTATTAACGTGATCCAGTACTACTTCCAGTTTCCAGAGAAGTTTGAATTAGTGGACCAGTTGACCCTCGATGGTTTAAGAGAAGTAGAGAAGGCTATTGGTGTGACGCCCATAGAAACGGTATCGATCCATCccttcaagtcgttgtaCGAGGCCTGTGTTAAGATGTTGGAGTCAAAAGCCAGAAGAATTCCTTTGattgacgaagacgaaaagaCACACCGTGAGATTGTGGTATCAGTTTTAACACAGTATAGAATCTTAAAGTTCGTGGCCTTAAACTGTAAGGAAACaaagatgttgttgaaaccCGTCAAAGACTTGCAAGGCTTGGGCACAATTAAGGACATTTCCACATGTACCATGAACACTCCTGTAATTGAAGTCATCCACTTGTTGGCCCAcaaatctgtttcttcagttCCTATTGTCGATGCTCAAGGTAAGTTGATTAACGTCTACGAGGCCGTTGATATTTTGGCATTGGTGAAGGGAGGAATGTACACcgacttggacttgagTGTTGGTGATGCATTGTTAAGAAGACCAGAAGAGTTTGAGGGTGTTCACACGTGTACCATGAACGACAGATTGAGCACCATCATGGATACCATCAGAAAGTCCAGATTGCACAGATTGTTTGTTGTGGACGAAGAGGGCAAGTTGGTCTCGGTGATAACGTTGAGTGACATCTTGAACTACATCTTGTTTGGCGAGGACTAG
- the NUP82 gene encoding nuclear pore protein (nuclear pore protein Interacts with nuclear pore complex and participates in nucleocytoplasmic transport required for poly(A)+ RNA export), with protein MITSSQSEFVTQVSEQYIFQTFVDNSVGDDGTSIAYNKLVCKDNREIYFANRNCIRYSNVDPKNPNFHILSNPYDKFNIVALEMNNSGTLLASIGEEDLVILSIPSNLQSGLGSTVSTKAHKLRNIGGKIRKVVWQTVAANDSVVVVLNDRSQIKAYDISVSLDVPVISVDLTSFKQFGNDNALSISFGSSNNLSGALTLYVSTEKSHIYAVYPFLHRSARIATTATAVSDALADTSALISEIEARFPSLNMADTLDSKLMTAAVKQFGFYSHLQKQASTFTFKEVRGVGTTSLYELVVFDNSLPVDYEPVLQGPLDSGTAPVSDIFHISSNNDLSIIASLSSSPDKNVLIRYHAQLRPLLMHWNDGDDTPNLPSKPVVKPRGYAKPRRGFGFVDLSESPEESEEARNEKLAQDRRIKENEFWKNETTVLSTLSRDELPTISEKVFARVFNAESSKFAVISPQNIIFVDPRAWVDSILTGLQLDEETFAEASKTYISASSRTEKVLGTIVVADELTQTGDVLVVFRNGSQDNLEVIELKPALAEEGKLTKEKQEDKAVEVGFVQGPLSCKEPIEELIRSATLLPVESALKLLPSGTPKTEMDILEALNKLSSATIEQVARCTSFAIQLNIRMGSEVEVMKAQIQSLNKILEKNIDNSGLVKNSERIAETLRKQKALDNRIENLKSKLMESIQKWRANKSLPISVSEKNWFKEINSVNIEINKDSEERKSLISTVVGLQSQVRSLVEDIRNQKLTDESASTKVKNMELRQQLSKVKYWLEQEEPIIASSRYQLVESLKKLAI; from the coding sequence ATGATCACGTCGCTGCAGTCGGAGTTTGTGACTCAGGTATCTGAGCaatacatttttcaaacgTTTGTGGACAACTCTGTTGGAGATGATGGCACTTCCATAGCATATAACAAGCTAGTTTGCAAAGACAACAGGGAAATCTATTTTGCCAATAGAAACTGTATCAGATATTCCAATGTTGATCCCAAAAATCCCAATTTCCACATTTTGTCTAATCCATACGATAAATTCAATATTGTCGCCCTTGAAATGAACAATCTGGGAACATTGCTAGCCTCAATAGGAGAAGAGGATTTGGTGATTTTGTCGATTCCTTCGAATTTGCAATCAGGTCTCGGTTCAACGGTTTCCACCAAAGCTCACAAGCTCAGAAACATCGGTGGCAAGATCAGAAAGGTCGTTTGGCAGACGGTAGCTGCAAACGACTCAGTAGTTGTAGTTTTGAACGATCGCAGCCAAATCAAAGCGTACGACATTTCTGTTTCGCTTGATGTTCCCGTTATTTCGGTGGATTTAACGCTGTTCAAACAATTTGGAAACGATAACGCGCTTTCAATTTCGTTTGGGTCGCTGAATAACTTGTCGGGGGCATTGACATTGTATGTTTCCACCGAGAAATCGCATATCTATGCTGTatatccatttcttcacaGAAGTGCTCGTATAGCCACAACTGCCACTGCTGTCAGCGATGCGCTTGCTGATACTTCAGCGTTAATTTCGGAGATCGAGGCCCGGTTTCCGTCGCTCAATATGGCCGATACACTTGATAGCAAGTTGATGACAGCCGCCGTTAAGCAATTTGGGTTCTACTCCCATTTACAGAAGCAAGCTTCCACGTTCACATTTAAAGAAGTTAGAGGCGTAGGCACGACCTCTCTCTATGAGTTGGTAGTTTTCGACAACAGTTTGCCCGTCGACTACGAGCCAGTTTTGCAAGGTCCGTTGGATTCTGGAACTGCACCCGTTTCTGACATTTTCCATATATCATCTAACAACGATCTTTCTATTATAGCATCTTTATCGTCTTCTCCGGATAAAAATGTGCTAATAAGATACCACGCACAGCTCAGACCTTTATTAATGCACTGGAACGACGGAGACGACACCCCTAATCTTCCTAGTAAACCTGTTGTGAAGCCACGAGGATATGCCAAACCCAGACGAGGATTTGGCTTTGTAGATTTATCTGAATCCCCCGAGGAATCCGAGGAGGCTCgtaatgaaaaattggcaCAAGATAGAAGAATAAAAGAGAACGAATTCTGGAAAAACGAAACCACAGTCTTGTCCACGTTGAGTAGAGACGAACTTCCCACTATATCCGAAAAAGTATTTGCCAGAGTGTTTAATGCTGAGCTGTCCAAATTTGCTGTTATTTCTCCTCAGAATATCATCTTCGTAGACCCCAGGGCATGGGTGGACAGTATTTTAACAGGTCTTCAATTGGATGAAGAGACATTTGCTGAAGCTTCCAAAACTTACATCTCAGCGTCCAGTAGAACGGAAAAGGTATTGGGGACGATTGTAGTTGCTGATGAACTCACACAGACTGGAGATGTTTTAGTTGTGTTCAGAAATGGGAGCCAAGACAATTTGGAGGTGATTGAGTTGAAACCTGCTTtagcagaagaaggaaaattAACTAAAGAAAAGCAAGAAGACAAGGCAGTTGAGGTTGGATTTGTTCAAGGCCCTTTGTCTTGTAAAGAGCCCATAGAGGAACTTATCAGATCAGCTACATTGCTCCCAGTAGAATCAGCACTCAAATTATTGCCTAGTGGCACGCCCAAGACAGAAATGGACATTCTTGAGGCTTTGAACAAGCTTTCTAGTGCTACCATTGAGCAAGTTGCAAGGTGTACATCTTTCGCCATTCAGTTGAATATTCGTATGGGATCAGAGGTTGAAGTCATGAAAGCACAAATCCAGTCCTTAAACAAGATCCTAGAAAAGAACATTGACAATTCTGGACTCGTTAAGAATAGTGAAAGGATCGCCGAAACTTTGAGAAAGCAAAAAGCACTCGAcaacagaattgaaaacttgaaatcCAAACTAATGGAGTCCATTCAAAAGTGGAGAGCAAACAAATCATTACCTATTTCAGTATCCGAAAAGAATTGGTTCAAGGAAATCAACTCTGTCAATATCGAGATTAATAAGGActcagaagaaaggaagagCTTGATTTCAACAGTAGTCGGTCTTCAAAGTCAGGTGAGGTCGTTAGTTGAAGACATCAGGAATCAGAAACTCACAGATGAAAGTGCATCTACGAAGGTAAAAAATATGGAATTGCGGCAACAGTTGTCCAAGGTCAAATATTGGCTCGAACAGGAAGAACCCATTATTGCCTCCTCCAGGTACCAATTGGTAGagagcttgaagaaattggccATCTAA
- a CDS encoding predicted protein: protein MIDFPKQPPSPSADLKDPDITAQIDPRIYLDQETKSWIFEDKNAEYEYNFESKEWSKRTQATITSKRDSVAAQLDKEEEENKLNIKRIRKEKMQKLKDEITRLKNEKSAATTSKPLDSNSNEKPVSAVYVSKLPLDITKDELAQSFSKYGIISEDYNTSQPRIKMYYDNDKFKGEAVVFYHAVESVRLAIEMMDNTYIRPSSNGESRISVQPAQFDNTRSKSTEERPVLSAEKRKLLLQKKESLKKRLTQWDDDVTSNEKEKEAKIVLVKQMFREEELKSDPMLELDLKEDIQEECDKIGIGNDITKITVYDITGVVTIKFKNPISSSTCISNFNGRFFDGLKLQASFYRGEKLEKSNPDKENPGDDSERLASFTKETAKVNL from the coding sequence ATGATTGACTTCCCCAAACAACCACCGTCGCCTTCCGCCGACCTCAAGGATCCAGACATAACTGCCCAGATAGACCCTCGTATATATCTTGACCAGGAAACGAAGCTGTGGatctttgaagacaaaAATGCAGAATATGAATACAACTTTGAGCTGAAAGAATGGTCCAAGCGAACTCAAGCAACTATAACTTCCAAACGTGATAGCGTTGCTGCACAATTggataaagaagaagaagaaaacaaactcaacatcaaaagaatacgaaaagagaaaatgcagaagttgaaagacGAAATCACTCGACTCAAGAACGAAAAGAGCGCCGCTACTACTTCGAAGCCCTTGGATTCAAACTCTAATGAAAAACCTGTGAGTGCTGTCTATGTATCAAAATTGCCTTTAGACATCACCAAAGACGAGTTGGCACAATCCTTCTCCAAGTATGGAATCATCTCGGAAGATTACAACACCAGCCAGCCTCGTATAAAGATGTACTATGATAATGACAAATTTAAGGGAGAAGCAGTAGTATTTTATCATGCCGTAGAAAGTGTCCGTTTAGCCATTGAAATGATGGACAATACTTATATTCGACCTTCCTCAAACGGTGAATCTAGAATATCTGTTCAACCAGCTCAATTTGATAATACCAGATCCAAGTCAACGGAAGAAAGGCCTGTTTTATCAGCTGAAAAGAGGAAATTGCTTCTACAAAAGAAAGAgtccttgaagaaaaggttgACTCAATGGGACGATGATGTCACTCTgaatgaaaaagaaaaagaagctAAAATTGTTCTTGTCAAACAGATGTTTCGTGAAGAGGAACTTAAACTGGATCCAATGCTagagttggacttgaagGAGGACATTCAGGAGGAATGCGACAAAATTGGGATAGGAAATGATATTACAAAAATAACTGTATACGATATAACAGGTGTTGTCAccatcaagttcaagaaccCAATTCTGAGTCTGACTTGTATATCCAACTTCAACGGTCGTTTCTTCGACGGACTCAAATTGCAGGCTTCTTTTTATCGaggtgaaaagttggagaagtcaAATCCTGACAAAGAAAATCCAGGAGATGATAGTGAAAGATTAGCCAGCTTCACCAAAGAAACTGCGAAAGTAAATTTATAG
- the PBP2 gene encoding PAB1 binding protein (go_function nucleic acid binding) → MSSNSNILKRKNDDLESSAGDQLNKRVALDSEQLDLNVIQQEQSQTAPAIGSSVTGEVVEPVEVSAEAIHEASAEKTETRCRSEHASGSKPISNHRERDSDPTYVSIRMYCPVKEASCIVGKKGEKINHIREKASVRINVSENLKNVPERIISVRGPAENVARAFGLITRTILDEPEDEPASMISQQYNLKILVPHPMIGFIIGKQGSKFREIEENSAAKLKAAEQPLPYSTDRILSITGVGDAIHIAIYYISQVMLEHKDCLKKNKIIYYNPANFHHSNVSNSMMNISMVSNNNNMNNMMVMGPNAMSLPMKDNNMANPYGQKPQPYGQHQNKPPQQHQHQQQQQPYNFQMMFQPAIHPQHHYGAMAPAAAPPPPIQMPSQTPYTDEHGNTIIGEVITNPPVQSGPTPDKLNQDVFVANANIGSVIGRRGNNIKHIRENSGCTYVKIEPDKGQSIMLGGGKGLTNIRKLTLTGTLSSIQTAIFLINQRIAADKERNALH, encoded by the exons ATGTCGTCAAATAGCAATATCTTGAAACGTAAGAACGACGATCTCGAGTCATCCGCTGGAGATCAACTTAACAAACGTGTAGCCCTTGATTCTGAACAGTTGGATCTCAATGtgattcaacaagaacaatcACAAACTGCTCCAGCCATTGGCTCCTCTGTTACTGGAGAGGTTGTTGAGCCCGTAGAAGTTTCCGCAGAAGCAATTCACGAAGCCTCGGCCGAAAAGACCGAGACT CGATGCC GTAGTGAACATGCTAGTGGTTCAAAACCTATCTCCAATCATCGGGAACGGGATAGTGACCCGACTTATGTGCTGATCCGAATGTACTGTCCGGTTAAGGAGGCCAGCTGTATTGTGGGGAAGAAAGGTGAGAAAATCAACCATATACGTGAAAAAGCAAGTGTACGCATCAATGTCAGtgagaacttgaagaatgtgCCTGAACGTATAATTTCTGTCCGTGGACCAGCGGAGAACGTAGCTAGGGCATTTGGACTCATCACAAGAACAATTTTGGATGAACCTGAAGATGAACCTGCTTCCATGATCAGTCAGCAgtacaacttgaagattttggTGCCTCACCCTATGATTGGCTTCATCATTGGAAAACAGGGCCTGAAGTTTCGcgagattgaagaaaactCAGCAGCCAAACTAAAGGCAGCAGAGCAACCTTTGCCGTATTCTACAGATAGAATTTTGTCCATAACTGGAGTGGGAGATGCTATCCATATAGCCATCTATTACATTTCCCAGGTAATGCTTGAGCACAAAGattgtttgaagaagaacaaaatcaTCTACTACAACCCTGCCAACTTCCACCACTCCAACGTCTCTAATAGCATGATGAACATCTCAATGgtttccaacaataacaatatgAACAATATGATGGTTATGGGTCCAAATGCGATGTCTCTTCCAATGAAAGATAACAATATGGCCAATCCGTATGGACAGAAGCCACAACCATATGGCCAGCACCAAAATAAACCTCCACAGCAacatcagcatcaacagcaacaacagccttacaatttccagatgATGTTCCAACCAGCTATACATCCACAACATCACTACGGAGCCATGgctccagcagcagctcCACCACCTCCAATTCAGATGCCATCACAGACTCCATACACTGACGAGCACGGTAACACAATTATCGGCGAAGTCATCACTAATCCTCCAGTTCAATCAGGACCTACTCCTGATAAGTTGAACCAAGACGTTTTCGTAGCCAACGCCAACATAGGATCCGtcattggaagaagaggtaaTAATATCAAACACATCAGAGAAAACAGCGGATGCACATATGTCAAAATTGAACCAGACAAGGGCCAATCCATCATGTTGGGAGGCGGCAAAGGCTTAACCAACATCCGAAAATTGACGTTGACAGGAACCCTCAGCTCTATCCAGACtgccatcttcttgatcaaccaGAGAATCGCAGCCGACAAGGAAAGAAATGCTCTTCATTGA